From a single bacterium genomic region:
- the coaBC gene encoding bifunctional phosphopantothenoylcysteine decarboxylase/phosphopantothenate--cysteine ligase CoaBC, translated as MIIENKNILLAVTGGIAAYKACEILRGLQKKGAQVTVLMTPAAKAFVGELTFEALSQRTVYSDMLEGADKGIAHIELVKQHDYMLVAPATADSIAKFRWGRADDLLSAVFLAFDKPKFIAPAMNTRMWHNPQTLENITHLKQQGIVFIDPQSGELACKDEGLGKLANEESIIQCLESYAQKQSSLKGKKVVVTAGPTREYLDPVRFISSPSTGTMGYAIAKEASLRGAEVSLISGPVAIEADFVANIINVTTAQDMFVASQQHMDYDYFFATAAVSDYVPVHQEKEKIKKYDQDLSLHLKSTQDIALYMGEHKKPGQNLIAFAAETQNIMDNALNKMNKKNADAIVANEVYKDEKGFGSGCSTVHFMAKNEAKSYQNYTSISKLEIAQHLWHWLLNESSS; from the coding sequence ATGATTATAGAAAATAAAAATATTTTACTGGCGGTTACTGGCGGCATTGCGGCTTACAAGGCCTGCGAAATTTTAAGAGGCTTGCAAAAAAAAGGCGCACAGGTCACGGTTTTAATGACGCCTGCAGCTAAGGCCTTTGTTGGCGAGTTGACTTTTGAAGCCTTATCACAAAGAACCGTTTACAGTGATATGCTAGAAGGTGCAGATAAAGGTATTGCTCATATAGAATTGGTTAAGCAGCATGACTATATGCTGGTGGCTCCAGCAACAGCCGACTCAATTGCTAAGTTTAGATGGGGAAGAGCAGATGACTTGTTGTCAGCGGTTTTTTTGGCCTTTGACAAACCTAAATTTATTGCTCCGGCAATGAATACAAGAATGTGGCATAACCCGCAAACACTAGAAAATATTACTCACTTAAAGCAGCAGGGCATTGTATTCATTGATCCACAGTCAGGTGAATTGGCTTGTAAAGATGAAGGGCTTGGAAAGTTGGCTAATGAGGAAAGTATTATTCAATGCTTAGAAAGCTATGCTCAGAAGCAAAGCAGTTTAAAGGGTAAAAAGGTTGTTGTTACGGCTGGTCCCACGCGCGAGTATCTTGATCCCGTCCGGTTTATCAGCTCACCATCAACAGGAACCATGGGGTATGCTATTGCTAAAGAGGCAAGTTTGCGTGGAGCAGAAGTCAGTCTTATTTCTGGACCTGTAGCGATTGAAGCTGATTTTGTAGCCAACATCATTAACGTTACCACTGCGCAAGATATGTTTGTGGCAAGTCAGCAGCATATGGATTATGATTATTTTTTTGCCACAGCGGCTGTTTCAGACTATGTTCCAGTACATCAGGAAAAAGAAAAAATAAAAAAATATGATCAAGACCTAAGTCTTCACTTAAAGTCCACGCAGGATATTGCCCTTTATATGGGGGAGCATAAAAAACCAGGACAAAACTTGATTGCGTTTGCAGCCGAAACACAAAACATCATGGACAATGCCTTGAATAAAATGAACAAAAAAAACGCTGATGCCATTGTTGCCAATGAAGTTTATAAAGATGAAAAAGGTTTTGGTTCTGGATGCAGCACAGTTCACTTCATGGCAAAAAATGAAGCCAAGTCGTATCAA
- a CDS encoding type III pantothenate kinase produces MLLIDVGNTKTALAWAERGKIVHSWKIATQAHRLKDEYVVFINQVFKEKALPALTETTPVVLCSVVPKVTAELKKISEAVFVLHSGIETSFKVNVESPHTIGADRLADLEAALQHYHAPLIVVDFGTATTLSVVNENKEFIGGLICPGFGISAEALFEKAAALSSIHYSKSESVIGFNTQTALSNGVCMGHASMVEALVQKICTERKWNNAQVVATGGALDSINQYLPKHFIPHEHLALHGLLSLGQKQFAKQR; encoded by the coding sequence GTGCTCTTGATTGATGTAGGAAACACCAAAACAGCCCTGGCATGGGCCGAGCGTGGAAAAATTGTCCACAGTTGGAAAATAGCAACACAAGCGCACAGACTTAAGGATGAGTATGTGGTGTTTATTAATCAGGTGTTCAAAGAAAAAGCATTGCCAGCCTTGACAGAGACAACGCCGGTGGTTTTATGTTCTGTTGTTCCTAAGGTGACGGCGGAATTAAAAAAAATAAGTGAAGCTGTATTTGTTTTGCACTCTGGCATTGAGACCTCTTTTAAAGTCAATGTTGAATCGCCACATACCATAGGCGCAGATCGCTTGGCAGATTTAGAAGCAGCCTTGCAGCATTATCACGCACCCCTGATTGTGGTTGATTTTGGAACGGCCACCACCTTGAGTGTGGTCAATGAAAACAAAGAGTTTATTGGGGGATTGATTTGCCCTGGCTTTGGTATTTCAGCTGAAGCCTTGTTTGAAAAAGCGGCTGCCCTAAGTTCAATTCATTACAGTAAGAGTGAAAGCGTGATTGGGTTTAACACGCAAACGGCATTATCCAATGGTGTGTGTATGGGGCATGCAAGTATGGTAGAAGCTTTGGTACAAAAAATTTGTACAGAAAGAAAATGGAACAATGCCCAAGTTGTTGCAACCGGCGGCGCTCTAGATAGCATCAATCAATACTTACCCAAACATTTCATCCCCCACGAACACCTGGCACTGCATGGCCTTTTAAGTTTAGGGCAAAAACAATTTGCTAAGCAAAGGTAA
- the panB gene encoding 3-methyl-2-oxobutanoate hydroxymethyltransferase: MNKPIRISDIQNKKNEGEKICMLTAYDYPTAKILDAAGVDMLLVGDSLGNVVLGYSDTLSVSMQEMIHHCSAVARATEKALLVCDMPFGSYQVSPEKAVANAIKLMAKGRAQAVKLEGGEELANTIKKIVAAGIPVMGHIGLRPQSVHQQSGYKKQGKTDTAKQKLMQDAKALQEAGVFSIVLECVEETVAQAISQELSIPTIGIGSGKVCDGQVLVTHDMMGLNTGYVPSFVKVTANLQEVMQSAVAQYKTWINEN; the protein is encoded by the coding sequence ATGAACAAACCCATACGCATCAGTGATATACAGAACAAAAAAAATGAGGGCGAAAAAATCTGCATGTTGACCGCCTATGATTATCCAACCGCAAAGATTTTAGATGCAGCAGGGGTTGATATGCTGTTGGTGGGAGACTCTTTGGGCAATGTGGTTTTGGGCTATTCAGATACGCTCAGTGTGAGCATGCAGGAAATGATTCATCACTGCAGTGCTGTAGCCAGAGCTACGGAAAAAGCTTTGTTGGTCTGCGATATGCCTTTTGGCTCGTATCAAGTAAGTCCTGAAAAAGCAGTGGCCAATGCCATCAAGCTTATGGCCAAAGGTAGAGCGCAAGCAGTTAAGCTTGAAGGTGGAGAAGAATTGGCCAACACCATAAAAAAGATTGTAGCAGCGGGTATCCCTGTGATGGGTCATATTGGTTTACGCCCACAGTCTGTTCATCAACAAAGTGGTTATAAAAAACAAGGTAAAACCGATACAGCCAAACAAAAGCTTATGCAAGATGCTAAAGCCTTGCAAGAGGCGGGCGTTTTTTCAATTGTTTTAGAATGTGTTGAAGAAACTGTTGCCCAAGCCATCAGCCAAGAATTAAGCATTCCCACCATTGGCATTGGCTCTGGCAAAGTATGTGACGGTCAGGTCTTGGTAACGCACGATATGATGGGATTAAACACGGGCTATGTTCCCAGTTTTGTCAAAGTGACCGCGAATCTTCAAGAAGTGATGCAGAGTGCTGTTGCACAATACAAAACGTGGATTAATGAGAATTAG
- a CDS encoding rhomboid family intramembrane serine protease, protein MRSPAKSKLSFGGPLSPMVKTMIIINVLFYVCSLLVRNKGFVGSMSYQMVLVELLGLSPNRVFQDFAFWQFFSYQFMHLEFFHLLFNMLALYWFGSELEWTWGSKKFLQYYFFAGVGAGLVSAILKIPTIGASGAIFALLLAYGIMFPNRVLYIYFVIPIKAKYAVMAFGALEFIALLNAGPNSRVNHAAHLSGLAFGGLWFLYMRYQHHVYALWLRFKQPKKRKKPNLKVIRFDKAVNDDEDSKPTIH, encoded by the coding sequence ATGCGATCCCCAGCAAAAAGCAAGTTATCCTTTGGCGGCCCATTGAGCCCTATGGTCAAGACCATGATCATCATCAATGTCTTGTTTTACGTATGCAGTTTATTGGTGCGCAACAAAGGTTTTGTTGGCAGCATGAGCTATCAAATGGTTTTGGTTGAACTCTTGGGCCTTTCTCCAAACAGAGTTTTTCAAGACTTCGCGTTTTGGCAGTTTTTTTCTTATCAGTTCATGCATTTGGAGTTCTTCCATCTTTTATTTAACATGCTGGCCTTGTATTGGTTTGGCTCAGAGCTTGAGTGGACTTGGGGCAGTAAAAAGTTTTTACAGTATTATTTTTTTGCCGGAGTTGGCGCTGGCTTGGTCTCTGCTATTCTTAAAATTCCCACCATTGGCGCCTCTGGTGCAATTTTTGCGCTGCTTTTAGCCTACGGCATCATGTTCCCCAACCGAGTGCTCTACATTTATTTTGTTATTCCCATCAAAGCCAAATATGCGGTTATGGCTTTTGGCGCTTTAGAGTTCATTGCTTTGCTCAATGCTGGACCCAACAGCCGAGTTAATCACGCAGCTCACTTAAGCGGCTTGGCCTTTGGTGGACTGTGGTTTTTGTACATGCGCTACCAGCATCATGTCTATGCGCTTTGGTTACGCTTTAAACAACCAAAAAAGCGCAAAAAACCCAATCTTAAAGTCATTCGTTTTGATAAAGCGGTCAATGATGACGAAGACAGCAAACCCACCATTCATTAA
- the mutS gene encoding DNA mismatch repair protein MutS, with translation MAGAQTPLMKQYLHIKSNYQDCILFFRLGDFYEMFFDDAQKAAPILDIALTCRDKNAQDPVPLCGVPHHSANSYIAKLLDHGLNVAICEQVEDAAASKGLVKRDVVKVVTPSMRTENEGLSPTQDSYIAAICPFTEHNQTLYALAWMNIANGDFATTVLDSLTSMEHQLWQLKAKEILIPNKNLPAELCAWQTAFASVQKNLVFHSMENWVFCDAEKPLAHFFKLNNLHGLGFSNIQAQAGSCHAVLYYAKDLRKNNCAHLDIPKHQHSQQSLYLDRVSQNHLDLFPSPHSSQHDLFTLLNQCKNKMGTRLLYAWMSKPLLDHEQIHMRLKAVASLYDNTQILQELQSLLKGICDLERLSSKIIQHTIKPLELTAILQSLQSIPLLSEHLNKLNLQSNSALSVIKETLSPCQAIIDLLEQRLQEEPGKSIDDAWVIKQGFNPELDELRQLCSNGQDWLNQLEQQEKKQTGISTLKVRFNKVFGYYIEVSKSHISKVPSHYVRKQTLVNAERFVTEALKNYEVKLLNAQDERLRLEKVLYQQLLKDLSPLAHQLKQQAYLIAQLDVFAAFAQTSLNNSYVCPNLCAKDAPLIIKQGRHPMLEQHVEPGKSFIANDIVLNHDQQQMIILTGPNMSGKSTLMRQTALIVYMAHIGCFVPAQEANIPYVDQIFTRVGTGDDLAQGRSTFMVEMNETAKILRNASKNSLIILDEVGRGTSTYDGLALAWAVSEHIHDHIEAKTLFATHYHELTELAEQKDKMQNFHVAAKLWQEKIVFLHTLKPGPASQSYGLEVAKMAGVLNPVVDRARNVLNTLEQQHMSSPQSSFDFSTQTAKSTPSVSRFEQELKNTDLNTLSAKQALDLLYQWQKKLNSL, from the coding sequence ATGGCTGGCGCACAAACACCCTTGATGAAGCAATATTTGCACATTAAATCCAACTATCAAGACTGCATACTGTTCTTTAGACTGGGTGATTTTTATGAAATGTTTTTTGATGATGCGCAAAAAGCTGCGCCTATTTTGGATATTGCCCTCACCTGCAGAGACAAGAACGCCCAAGATCCTGTGCCCTTATGCGGCGTTCCCCACCATAGTGCCAACAGCTACATTGCCAAGCTTTTAGACCATGGTTTAAATGTGGCCATCTGTGAACAAGTAGAAGATGCTGCAGCAAGCAAGGGCTTGGTCAAACGCGATGTAGTTAAGGTGGTAACCCCCAGCATGCGCACAGAAAACGAAGGTTTAAGCCCCACTCAAGACAGTTATATTGCTGCCATTTGTCCTTTCACAGAACACAATCAAACACTTTATGCTCTAGCCTGGATGAACATTGCCAACGGTGATTTTGCCACCACTGTTTTAGATTCATTAACCAGCATGGAACACCAACTGTGGCAACTCAAAGCCAAAGAGATTTTAATTCCTAATAAAAATTTACCTGCAGAACTGTGCGCCTGGCAAACTGCTTTTGCAAGTGTTCAAAAAAACCTTGTTTTTCATTCAATGGAAAACTGGGTGTTTTGTGATGCTGAAAAACCTCTAGCGCACTTCTTCAAGCTAAATAACTTGCATGGCTTAGGTTTTAGCAATATTCAAGCGCAAGCTGGCAGCTGCCATGCTGTCTTGTATTATGCCAAAGACTTGCGCAAAAACAATTGTGCCCATCTGGATATCCCAAAACACCAACACAGCCAACAATCTTTGTATTTGGATAGAGTCAGCCAAAATCACTTAGACCTTTTCCCCAGTCCCCACTCATCTCAACATGATCTGTTTACCTTGCTCAATCAATGCAAAAATAAAATGGGCACACGTCTGCTCTACGCTTGGATGAGTAAACCTTTATTGGATCATGAGCAAATCCATATGCGCCTTAAAGCTGTAGCAAGTCTTTATGATAACACTCAAATTTTGCAAGAGCTGCAAAGCCTGCTTAAAGGCATTTGTGATTTAGAGCGCTTATCCAGTAAAATCATTCAACACACGATTAAACCTCTAGAGCTTACGGCAATTTTGCAAAGCTTACAGAGTATTCCACTTTTATCTGAACATTTAAACAAACTAAACCTGCAAAGCAACAGTGCTTTAAGCGTGATTAAAGAGACACTATCGCCTTGTCAGGCCATTATTGATCTTCTTGAGCAACGTTTACAAGAGGAACCGGGAAAAAGCATAGATGATGCCTGGGTCATCAAACAAGGCTTTAATCCAGAACTGGATGAACTCAGACAATTGTGCAGCAACGGCCAAGACTGGCTCAATCAGTTAGAACAACAAGAGAAAAAGCAAACCGGCATCAGCACCTTAAAAGTTAGGTTCAATAAAGTTTTTGGTTATTACATTGAGGTCAGTAAAAGTCATATCAGCAAAGTTCCCTCTCATTATGTGCGCAAGCAAACCCTGGTCAATGCTGAACGTTTTGTCACTGAAGCGCTTAAAAACTATGAAGTAAAATTGCTCAATGCTCAAGATGAACGCTTGCGTCTAGAAAAAGTGCTCTACCAGCAACTGCTCAAGGATCTTTCTCCACTTGCCCACCAACTTAAACAACAAGCCTATTTGATTGCGCAACTGGACGTTTTTGCTGCCTTTGCACAAACATCTTTAAACAACAGTTATGTTTGCCCAAACTTATGCGCCAAAGATGCGCCTCTAATTATCAAGCAAGGAAGGCATCCCATGTTGGAGCAGCATGTAGAGCCGGGCAAAAGCTTTATTGCCAACGATATTGTCTTGAATCATGATCAACAACAAATGATTATTTTAACCGGCCCCAATATGTCGGGGAAATCAACATTGATGCGGCAAACAGCTCTGATTGTTTACATGGCACATATTGGTTGCTTTGTACCGGCACAAGAGGCTAATATTCCCTACGTAGATCAAATTTTTACGCGGGTGGGCACAGGTGATGACTTGGCCCAAGGTCGCTCAACCTTTATGGTTGAAATGAATGAAACCGCCAAAATTTTACGCAATGCCAGCAAAAACTCACTGATCATTTTAGACGAAGTTGGCCGTGGGACCAGCACCTATGATGGTCTAGCTTTAGCCTGGGCGGTGTCAGAACATATTCATGATCACATTGAAGCCAAAACCTTATTTGCTACACACTACCACGAGCTAACAGAGCTGGCAGAACAAAAGGATAAGATGCAAAACTTTCACGTTGCTGCCAAACTCTGGCAGGAAAAAATTGTTTTTTTACACACTCTTAAGCCCGGACCTGCCAGCCAAAGTTATGGTTTAGAGGTAGCAAAAATGGCGGGTGTTTTAAACCCTGTCGTAGATCGTGCGCGCAATGTCCTAAACACTTTAGAGCAACAGCATATGAGCTCGCCACAAAGCAGTTTTGATTTTTCAACTCAAACTGCCAAGTCAACCCCCTCTGTATCAAGATTTGAGCAGGAACTAAAAAACACCGACCTCAACACTTTATCTGCCAAACAAGCCCTGGATCTACTGTATCAATGGCAAAAAAAATTAAATTCCCTATAG
- a CDS encoding N-acetylmuramoyl-L-alanine amidase: MGKNGMKLFCLVLLILTNSLLLFAQDSSADLENLRVKKKLGIEQVVLTFTQAIDSKGHFLKAHENSPHARYYVDFSIAKLKQNFPSPNLGQDFSLIQNVRIAQKDKQTVRVVLDLPKTLNQNNIVLEHNQTSTTISLAKKATDLAILQLEESGPLKHEIKNSPSPEASQNTLNKPEIKPNNPANPPIDIEIPSSQELEISPSKTQSKKIEPTVKVEEIIINPPKNKSSRHTIIIDAGHGGEDSGALGPFYKTHEKDVTLSIAKRLKKILDNDDKYSVLMTREKDTYLHLWDRTNFANKHQGDLFVSIHANANKKHTANGVSTYFLHNADDEESLRVAMRENGELAVPKSKKKTQNDAYFLEVMKASMLKNFHTVQSTDLARIVQNSLFKHLSQNYSKVYNRGVKSARFYVLTGANMPAILVETSFITNKLEEKRLRSSSYQYQIALAIYRGIQNYFKQQDNNMSHASMY; this comes from the coding sequence ATGGGTAAAAATGGGATGAAACTTTTCTGCCTTGTACTGTTGATTTTAACCAATAGTCTTTTGCTTTTTGCCCAAGATAGCTCAGCAGATTTAGAAAACTTACGTGTCAAAAAAAAGCTTGGTATTGAACAGGTGGTTTTAACCTTTACCCAAGCGATTGACAGCAAAGGTCATTTTTTAAAAGCTCATGAAAACTCTCCGCATGCACGCTACTATGTTGATTTTTCTATAGCCAAGCTCAAGCAAAACTTTCCCTCACCCAATTTGGGACAGGACTTTTCCTTGATCCAAAATGTGCGCATTGCCCAAAAAGACAAACAAACCGTACGCGTTGTTTTAGACTTACCTAAAACACTGAATCAAAACAACATTGTCTTGGAACACAACCAGACTTCCACCACCATATCTTTGGCTAAAAAAGCAACCGATTTGGCCATTTTGCAATTGGAAGAATCTGGCCCCCTAAAACATGAAATTAAGAATAGCCCGTCGCCAGAGGCTAGCCAGAACACATTAAATAAGCCGGAGATAAAACCCAATAATCCAGCCAATCCTCCCATAGACATAGAAATTCCCAGCAGCCAAGAATTGGAAATTTCTCCTTCAAAAACCCAATCCAAAAAAATTGAACCCACCGTAAAAGTAGAAGAAATTATCATCAACCCCCCAAAAAATAAAAGCTCTCGTCACACCATTATTATTGATGCCGGTCATGGGGGTGAAGATTCTGGTGCGCTGGGACCCTTTTATAAAACCCATGAAAAAGATGTGACCTTGAGCATTGCCAAACGTTTGAAAAAAATTTTAGACAATGATGACAAATACAGTGTGTTGATGACGCGGGAAAAAGATACTTATTTGCATCTATGGGATAGAACTAACTTTGCCAACAAACACCAGGGTGACTTGTTTGTGTCCATTCATGCCAATGCCAACAAAAAACACACTGCCAATGGCGTAAGCACTTACTTTTTGCACAATGCTGATGATGAAGAAAGTTTGCGCGTGGCCATGCGAGAAAACGGTGAGTTGGCAGTACCCAAAAGCAAAAAAAAAACCCAAAACGATGCCTACTTTTTAGAGGTGATGAAAGCCTCCATGCTGAAGAATTTTCATACCGTTCAATCTACGGATTTAGCGCGTATTGTCCAAAACAGTTTATTCAAGCACCTGAGTCAAAACTACAGTAAAGTTTATAATAGGGGCGTTAAAAGTGCTCGCTTTTATGTTTTAACCGGTGCCAACATGCCAGCTATTTTAGTAGAAACCTCTTTTATCACCAACAAACTTGAAGAAAAGCGCCTGCGCAGCTCATCCTACCAATATCAAATTGCTTTAGCCATTTACCGCGGCATTCAAAACTATTTTAAACAGCAAGACAACAACATGAGTCATGCCAGTATGTACTAA
- a CDS encoding Ig-like domain-containing protein produces the protein MKMNKFILTSFAALSGMLFTGCAVDDTRTGEGPIVDTSKFYVVDFTPGYDTTTSDETAQIVAVFSMPVDVGSLIGNFSLTQDINGIPTNLTQCLTLSVDSTGSIVTFHINPDDNPSTPCPSTQPLADRADYTFSVNQTVRPLGLNMALTTPISHKFNTGGGFENSDGGVTVPGKPYIISRNYIRQCFIDASGQEIHTAHIEVRFNEDLAFAPTVDVQVVNDFANNYQNLPMTQLQGGDMSIMKIVVPSVGGIQGYKIRFGSNYVRDLEGLFMDSYESSGMYQAVVQCH, from the coding sequence ATGAAAATGAATAAGTTTATATTAACCAGTTTTGCAGCACTGTCAGGTATGCTTTTTACCGGCTGTGCGGTAGATGATACCCGCACGGGTGAGGGGCCCATTGTGGATACCTCCAAATTTTATGTGGTAGACTTTACACCGGGTTATGACACAACCACAAGCGATGAAACAGCGCAAATTGTAGCGGTATTCAGTATGCCTGTGGATGTAGGCAGTCTTATAGGAAACTTTAGTTTAACTCAAGACATCAACGGGATTCCCACCAACTTAACACAATGTTTAACCTTGTCAGTGGACAGTACCGGGAGCATTGTCACATTTCACATTAACCCTGATGATAATCCAAGCACGCCCTGTCCATCAACGCAGCCTTTGGCAGATAGAGCAGATTATACGTTTAGCGTCAATCAAACAGTTAGGCCTTTGGGTTTAAATATGGCCTTAACCACACCCATCAGCCATAAGTTCAATACCGGCGGTGGCTTTGAAAACTCTGATGGTGGTGTAACCGTTCCAGGGAAACCTTACATAATTTCAAGAAATTATATTCGTCAGTGTTTTATTGATGCTTCTGGTCAAGAGATTCATACCGCACATATTGAAGTAAGATTCAATGAAGACTTGGCTTTTGCACCTACTGTGGACGTACAAGTTGTTAATGACTTTGCAAACAACTATCAGAACCTCCCCATGACTCAGCTGCAAGGTGGTGATATGAGTATCATGAAAATTGTGGTGCCCAGTGTTGGTGGTATTCAGGGTTACAAAATTAGATTTGGTTCAAACTATGTCAGAGATTTAGAAGGTTTATTTATGGATTCTTATGAAAGCAGCGGCATGTACCAAGCTGTGGTCCAGTGTCACTGA
- a CDS encoding Ig-like domain-containing protein: MRYKYIISTSLWTILALFIHGCGPVDNFQNQRQVNLQSLALQSTFVIENFYPNYMGQNPPTDVSDLGVNYITATFSENCDQFSLQNGFRLTETINGGGVTDLTSTTTVQCSGKNATFIINTPNGGGALLAANAKYELTLFQTVTSALGQNLKFLNIYRMYTDFNFDAAGGFGFTDPANPPHVIDVNYYEICGQPYMFIFFNEDLARAPLVRVKTGVIGSSIFPNDPTYPTWPAYSGRMDIFGVHINSGGALSGHKLKIFRNDVVDLQGDTLHVRQGNGDLVPGDYESGNLFQLISPCF; encoded by the coding sequence ATGCGTTATAAATACATTATATCTACAAGTTTATGGACTATTTTAGCTTTGTTTATACATGGGTGTGGACCCGTGGATAACTTTCAAAACCAAAGACAAGTCAATTTGCAAAGTTTGGCTTTACAAAGTACCTTTGTTATTGAGAATTTCTACCCAAACTACATGGGCCAAAATCCGCCTACAGATGTTTCGGATTTAGGCGTCAACTATATAACGGCAACATTCAGCGAGAACTGTGACCAGTTTAGTTTACAAAATGGTTTTAGGCTAACAGAGACGATCAACGGAGGCGGCGTCACGGATTTAACTAGCACCACCACCGTTCAATGTTCAGGTAAAAATGCCACGTTCATCATCAACACACCCAATGGGGGTGGAGCCCTTTTGGCGGCCAACGCCAAATATGAGCTAACTCTTTTTCAAACCGTTACCTCCGCTTTAGGTCAAAACTTAAAATTTTTAAACATCTATAGAATGTACACCGACTTCAATTTTGACGCTGCAGGTGGCTTTGGCTTTACTGATCCAGCCAATCCGCCACACGTGATTGACGTCAACTATTATGAAATTTGTGGTCAACCTTACATGTTTATTTTCTTTAATGAAGATCTTGCGCGTGCGCCTTTGGTGCGTGTAAAAACAGGTGTGATTGGCTCTTCTATCTTTCCCAACGACCCAACTTACCCAACATGGCCTGCTTACTCAGGACGCATGGATATCTTTGGTGTTCACATTAACAGCGGTGGCGCTTTATCGGGACATAAGCTGAAGATTTTTAGAAACGATGTGGTGGATCTTCAAGGCGATACCTTGCATGTTAGGCAAGGCAATGGTGATTTGGTTCCTGGCGACTACGAGAGTGGAAACTTATTCCAACTGATCTCGCCCTGCTTCTAA
- a CDS encoding sulfite exporter TauE/SafE family protein: MINWDLLMGPMPVLALLTGLCMGLMGSGGSLLTVPIFMHIFHLNSKLAVMASLAVVGINAVFGSILNIKDKHIDWTAALSFIPGSMLGTYLGARMGLVMSQTMQVNIFVAIVFFAAYKMFRAKSAGNVQLQGQHKVATSFFYSMIIGVLTGVLGVGGGFLIVPALVLLVGLEHKHAVGTSLFIICFNAFLGFWVYQKSLNLQSYQELIIYFSIIAMLGVFIGHATMKKLPLKTFRFIFAFALVFLGTWMLIKNL, translated from the coding sequence ATGATAAATTGGGATTTATTGATGGGGCCAATGCCCGTTTTAGCATTGTTAACCGGTTTATGTATGGGCTTGATGGGCAGTGGGGGCTCTTTATTGACGGTCCCCATTTTTATGCATATTTTTCATCTTAATAGTAAGTTAGCAGTCATGGCGAGTCTTGCAGTGGTTGGGATTAATGCTGTTTTTGGCAGTATTTTAAATATTAAAGATAAGCATATCGACTGGACAGCCGCCTTGAGTTTTATTCCGGGCTCCATGTTGGGGACCTATCTTGGTGCCCGTATGGGTCTTGTGATGTCGCAAACAATGCAGGTTAATATTTTTGTGGCCATTGTCTTTTTTGCCGCTTACAAAATGTTTAGAGCTAAATCAGCTGGAAATGTTCAATTGCAAGGACAGCATAAAGTTGCCACCAGCTTTTTCTACTCCATGATCATTGGTGTATTGACCGGTGTTTTGGGGGTTGGTGGTGGTTTTTTGATTGTGCCGGCTTTGGTTTTATTGGTTGGGCTAGAGCATAAGCATGCCGTAGGAACATCTTTATTTATCATTTGTTTCAATGCTTTTTTGGGCTTTTGGGTGTATCAAAAAAGCTTAAATTTACAGAGTTATCAAGAATTGATTATCTACTTTAGCATCATTGCCATGCTTGGTGTTTTTATTGGTCATGCCACCATGAAAAAACTCCCTTTAAAAACCTTTCGGTTTATTTTTGCTTTTGCCTTGGTCTTTTTAGGCACATGGATGTTGATTAAAAATTTGTAG